CGCGCACCAGCTCGGACTCCTCGGCGCATCGCTGGTGCTCGGGGAGAGCATTGCTCTCGATCCCGGCGCTTGCAGCCCACGCCTGTATCGCGGGCGTGCGGCCCTTGAGCTCCCAGAGGCAGTACGCCCGCACCTCGGGCCGAACCTCGCCCGAGCGCGTGTCCGCGATCTCGTCCCACCAGAAGGTGCCGCCGCCCACGAAGGCAGGCGGGACGAAGATCGTGGCGGGGAGGCCGCGGCGGGCGACCTCCTCGATCCCCGCGGTGACAGTCCCCGCGTAGGCGTCATCGAAGGTGAGCGCCAGACGCGGGCGGCTTCCGTCCCCTTCCTCGAGGATCGAGGTGAGGGGGACGATATCGTGCGTCTCCAGCAGCGCGTCGAGCTGGTCGGCGAAAGCGCTCTGCGGAAGGTGCAGGCTGAGGTCGCCGACCGCTGTCTCGCCGCGCGGGACGATGTTGTGGTACGCGAGCACGAGCGTGTCCGCGCGGCGACGTGCTCGGGCGAGCTTCGGCAGGCCGGCGCCGACGAGAGAGCGCTCGATCAATCGCTTGGCCGAGCTCAGGGCCAGCCGGCGAGTGGCGGCCGCGGCGCTCACAGGCTCAGCTCCGCGATGGCCCGGAGTGGACCCCCACGCAGGGTGTATCCGCGGCCTTCCGGGATAGACCTGGCCGGCGCCAGCGCGACGTGCT
The sequence above is drawn from the Longimicrobiaceae bacterium genome and encodes:
- a CDS encoding polysaccharide deacetylase family protein encodes the protein MSAAAATRRLALSSAKRLIERSLVGAGLPKLARARRRADTLVLAYHNIVPRGETAVGDLSLHLPQSAFADQLDALLETHDIVPLTSILEEGDGSRPRLALTFDDAYAGTVTAGIEEVARRGLPATIFVPPAFVGGGTFWWDEIADTRSGEVRPEVRAYCLWELKGRTPAIQAWAASAGIESNALPEHQRCAEESELVRVAGVPGLTLAAHTWSHANLAALEADELEEELVRPMAWLRERFAAPLPWVTYPYGLHSPEVERATIAAGYRAAMRVDGGWLLGPRPTAPRSALPRMNIPAGLSLRGFTLRTAGVKLRP